The window CAGCGTGCCGTAGTCTTCGTCCGATAACGCGTTGAGTTTGTTGAGTTGTTCCAAACTGGTGGCGCCGTGGGTTGCGAACCCGAGCCAGCGAACCAATTGGATGTCTCGCAGGCCACCGCGTGAACGTTTGACGTTGGGACGCAACAAGTAGTTGGTTTCGCCCCATTTGTGTCGCTCTTCTCGGCGAGCCATCAGCGATTGATGATTCAGATAGTTTCGGCGGCGGCGAGCACCGGCGCGAAAACGATCGAAGTAACGGTCAAAGGTTTGTTCGTTACCAAAGCACAATCGCGATTCCGTCAGCGAAGTGTAAATTTTGGCATCAGCCCAAGCCAACGTGCAGCATTCGCGGGGCGTGCGAACGGAGAAGCCGCAGTCGATCCCGGCATCGGTGATGTCGCGGACGAATGTGCTGGCGACTTGAGCCGCAGCGGCTGCGCTTCGCCGAGTGGTCAGCAACATCAAATCGGCGTCGCTGTATGGCGAAAGATCGCGACGACCGTAGCCGCCGTGGGCAACCAAACTCAATTGAGAGAGTTGCGAGGCTTTGACACTCGAGGAGGCACGCTCGAGCGAATCCTGCCAAATTTTCTCGATGACATCGTCATAGAGATCCGTCAGCGCGGTTGCCGTCTGAACACTGGGCAAACCGGCTCGAAATCGAGACTCGATACGACCGCGTCCATCATTCAGTCGGTCACGGCATTGCCGTGCCAACGAAGGAAGTGAACCAGAGGACGCCATCAGGGAAGCTTATAGCGCTTCTTCGCCACGCTCGCCGGTGCGGATGCGAACCGATTCTTCGAGGTTGGTGACGAAGATCTTTCCGTCGCCAATTTGTCCGGTTTGGGCAGTTTGCAGAATGGTGTCGATCACCGTTTGCAGGTTGTCACTGGTGCAAACCACTTCGATTTTGACCTTGGGGACGAAATCGATGGCGTACTCGGTGCCGCGATAGATTTCGGTGTGACCTTTTTGGCGACCAAATCCGCGAACTTCGCTGACGGTCATTCCGTGAATCCCCTGCTCGGTCAACGCATTCTTGACGTCTTCGAGTTTGAAGTGACGAACAATGGCTTCGACTTTTTTCACAGGAGCGGCTCCGACAAACATGCGAACAGAGAATTTCAGAACATTGTACACTCGCCACGTCATTGAACCAGACGGGCAAGGCGAAGACGAGCAATCTCAGGGTTTTTCCCAGATTTGATCCGGAACATTCAGAATTTGGTTCACCAATCGGGACACAACAAACAACCAGTCGCTCAATCGGTTCAGGTAAATAATCACGGTGTCGCTGATGGGGGTTTCGGTTTGGACGGCGTCAGCCAGCGAAATGACCCGTCGTTCCGCACGTCGGCAAACCGCTCGCGAAAGGTGCACATGGGACGCCAAAATCGAGCCTCCCGGAAGAATGAATTGCTTTAGCGGCGGCAGTTGCTGCTCGGCATCGTCGATCCAATCTTCGATCCGTTGAATGTGAACAGGGCCGATCACGCGTAGGTCGAATTGGTCCGGGTGTGGCGAAGCGAGTTCGGCACCGATCGAAAAAAGTTCGTGTTGTACCTGAGCGATTCGAGCATCCAATTCGCTCAATCCGTCATTTGCGGCCGTCGCTTCGCCAGCGGATTCTTTTAATGCCGAACGAACTTGGCCAAGCGTCGCATTCAGTTCATCCACGGTTCCGTACGCTTCGATGCGAGTGTCGTCTTTCGCCACCCTTGGTCCACCAAACAAACCTGTGGTCCCGGAGTCGCCCGTGCGAGTGTAAATTTTCATGATTCGTTGCGTATGGTTTCGTGGCAGTGAATTGGTAGCGGTCAGGATCTTCGTGGGTCGTTGATCGGACTGGTTTTGGCGGTTGGATGAGTCAAGGTTTGGATGCCGTGGGGTTCAGTCCACGACCCGAACCGGTTTTGCATTGGAGCAAGATGGCAAGTGGGAAGAAAGAACCGGCACCGCCGACGGTGTGTGCCGCGGGTGTGTTGTTGTTGACTCGAGAATCGTCGCCACGATTCTTATTGATGCGGCATCCCGACCGGTGGGACTTGCCGAAGGGGCATTGCGATGAGGGCGAGGATTTTCTGACGGCGGCCAAACGCGAATTGGTTGAGGAGACCGGAATCGATGCCAAGGTGTGCGAATTTGATCCGGATTTTCAGTTTGATCTGCACTACCCGGTCACCTATCGCAAGCAACCGGACAAAACGTTCCAAAAGCACGTCCGGTATTTTTTGGCGTTCTTACCGCAAGTCGTTAAAATTGAACTGACCGAGCACGAGATGTCGCGATGGTGGCCTTGGTCGCCTCCGCATCAGATTCAGTCGCAAACGATCGATCCGTTGCTTGCCGCGGTTGCTGATCACTTGTCCGCGAAACAGTCCGGCTGAAACCGGCGATAAAGATTTCCTTCATCGAAGTTCTCTTTTCATTGAGACCCCATGCAATCGCGCTGCTTTCCTTGTTTACCAGCCACCTCGGTTGCAATTGCGTTTTTGGTTGCGTTTGGATTTTTGGCTGAAGTGGGATCCACGGCAATCGCACAGGAACAGCGGGCTCGTCCGCCGAAGTTTGACGCCGATGAAGTTTCGCGAGTCTTCTTTGCTGACCCGTCGACCGCGTTTCGTGGTGAACGTCCGTCGCTGGCGAATCTCCGAGACGCGGGGGCTGAGAAAGTGATGGCACAAGCGGAAGCAGCCGCGGAAGAGAGTTCGGGTGGCGGGTCGAAGTGGGGCAAAATCGTTTCGCCGCTTTCGTTGGAAGACGAGATCAAGCGAATCAAGCTTCGATACGATTCGGTCATCACCACTCCGGGGGCGTTCAATGGCGGTGGCTATCAAGACGCTCGTTTGAATTTGACTGTTTTGGCGACGCTGTTTGCTGTTGTTTCGGATCACAAAGAGGATGTTCGTTGGAAGTCGGATGCGCACACAGCACGCGACGTGATGGCCCGAACCGCTCGCAATAGCGCGGCCGGATCGACTCAGGTCTACAACGAAGCGAAACTTCGCAAAGCCGATTTGCAAGATTTGGTCAGTGGAGCCGGTATCACGGCGACGCAGAAATCAGAGAAGGTTAACGAGTGGCACATGATCGCGGACCGTTCACCGTTGATGGAATATGCGGAGCAGTTGCTTGATACTTTGGGCGATCACACACGGGACGCCGCCGCGACGCAAGAAAACCTGGACGCGGTCAAACGCGAAGCGGAGTTGCTTGCGATGTTGGGCGAGGTGTTGGTGCAAGAAGGAATGGATGACTACGACGACCCGGACTACGCCGAGCTGAGCCGTGCGATGACGACGAGTAGCAGTGGCGTGGTCAGTGCAATCGAACGGCAAGATTGGGATGGAGTGCGATCGGCGGTCGGTGATGTGACCCAAAGCTGTGCGGCTTGCCACGAGCAGTATCGATAGTCGGCAGGTGACGGGCATCGTCGGATATCGGGTGGGCTGGATTTCAGGCGGGCTTAGATATTGAGTTGCGGGTTGGATATCTGGCGTTGGTGAGCTTGGTCGCTACGACGGACATTGCATGACGATTGCGAGCGATGTTGATTCATTTCAATAGTTTCCCAGAGCGTCACTGGAAAATTTTGGCTTGGGGCCGTTTAATGAACGCCGCTTGGGGTGAGCCTTGATTTGTCTTGGATGGGAACGCACCAAGCCCGCACTTTGTGTCCTTTCCCCCGTGAGACAAACACCCCGACCGCCTTGTGAACAAGATCCGTGAGTTTCTAGAAGTCTTCGGGCAATCGTCTGGAAAGTGGATCGTGCTGGCGTCCATGGTGGGTGTGTTGGTTGGGATTGGAGCGATCGTTTTTGATCGTTTGGGCCGTGTCGTCGTGCGTTTTGCCATGGCTCAGTTCACCGGTTACGCACCGATGGAAGCCGCTGGCGAAGAAGCCGTGATGATGCCGGCCGACGCGGTGTTCTCGCCGTGGATGCTGGTGCTGGTGATGACCCTGGGGGGACTCGTTTCCGGAACAATCGTGTACTGGTTCGCTCCGGAAGCGGAAGGATCCGGTGCGGATGCGGTCATCGATGCATTCCACAATCGTCGCGGAAAAATGCGGGCGCGGATTCCGCTGGTCAAAACCATCGCGTCAGCGATCACGCTGGGGACCGGAGGTTCGGGCGGTCGTGAAGGACCGATTTCACAAATCGGTGCTGGCTTGGGATCAGTGTTGGCCGACCGGCTGAAGTTGTCACCGCGTGACCGCCGGATTCTGATGGCCGCGGGTATGGGCGCGGGCGTCGGTGCGATCTTTCGCGCGCCATTGGCCGGTGCTGTTTTTGCAGCGGAGATTCTGTACAGCGATTCGGACATGGAAGCCGATGTGATCGTGCCTTCGGCGACCGCTTCGATTGTTGCCTACAGCTTGTTCACTCAAGCGTTGCCAATTGAGTTTCGCTACATGCCACTGTTTGGTGATGATTTGCATCACACGCTAACCTCGCCGTTGGAGTTGTTGCCTTACGCGTTTTTGGCGATTGCGGTCACGATTGTTGGGGTGGTCTACGTCAAATTGTTTTCGGGAACGCGACGACGATTTTTGGAGTTGCCACTGTGGCCGCATATCAAACCAGCCATTGGTGCAATTATGGCCGGTTTGGTTGGGATCGGATTGTTTCGCATGGTCGGCAACAACATGCACGCGTTGGGAGTCTTGGGAACCGGATACGGAACGCTGCAGTTGGCGCTGACGAATGCGGCGGAGCTCGGAATTCCGATGTTGTTGATCATCGTGTTCGCAAAGATCGTGACCACCGCATTGACGATTGGTTCGGGTGGGTCCGGCGGTGTGTTCGGTCCGTCGATGGTGATCGGAGGTTGCTTGGGAGCCGCGATTGGCCTTGGTTTCCAAGCGATGTTCCCGAGCGTGGTGACTCAGCCAGAAGCGTATGCGGTGGTTGGAACGGCGGGTTTTTTTGCGGGCGTTGCGAGAGCACCGATTTCAACGATCATCATGGTCCGTGCTTTGACGGGTGATTTCGGGTTGCTGGTGCCAACGATGTTGGTGACGACGCTCAGTTTTGTGATGTGCAGTCGCTGGCGTTTGTATCATTGGCAAGTTCCCACGAGGATGGATTCGAAGGCTCATCGTGGCGATTTCATCGTCGACGTTCTCGAAGGGCTGAAGGTGGGAGATGTGTTTGACCCGAATCGAAAGGTGTTGCTGATCCCGGAAGCGACGACCCTGGACGAGATCGTTCACTGTTTGGCAGACAACCAGCAGCACTATTTTCCCGTGGTGGACAAGCAAAAACGGATTGTCGGTATCTTCAGTGATGATGACGTTCGGACTTACCTGTACAACGATTCGATTTGGCGGCTGGCAGTTGCGAACGACGTCATGACCACCGATTTGGTCAGCGTCACCCCAGAAGACGATTTGAATACGGCGCTGAAGCGTTTCACGTCGTTGAACTTGGAAGAATTGCCGGTGATTGATATCGATGAGCCAGGCAAGTTGCTTGGGATGCTGCGTCGCAAGGAAACGATCGCGGCCTACAACCGCCGTTTGGTCGAGCACAAACAAACCGCTGAAGACGCATAGCCATTCACGTCAGAAGTTCTTTGAGTACTCGCAAAGTCGATCGCGAAATTCTGCGAACAGGCGGCTTTGAAATCGATATGGGTTGGTCACGCATACGATCCGTCGCGTTGGTCGTGGACTGACGAACGACTTGTAAACTCGCCGTTTGCTGCGATCCAAGCGTCGGGCCATCTCGGGGATCATCGAGATTCCGTGTGACAGAGAGACCAATTCCTGGACGGTTGCCAATTGGTTGGCTCGTTCAACCGCAACGGGCAAAAACGAACGTTGCCGGCAAAACGAATGAATGTTCTCGGACAAGCAGTGGGCTTCGTCCAGCATCACGAACGGTTCTTCTTCCACATCCTTCATGCTGATGCGGTCTTTGTCGCAAAGCGGATGATCGGGAGGAAGGAGCAAGCACAGTTCTTCCTCCATCAACGGTTTGACCTCGACGTATTTTTCCGAGATCGGTTCGGCAAGGATCGCCAGATCGATTTCGCCCTGCTTGATCCGCTTCAGAAGTTCGTCGGTCGTGTTCTCGTGGACGATCAGTTGCGATCGGGGAAACGCGTTGGAGAATTGCTTCAGTAGGTTCGGCAAAAAGTACGGCGCGATCGTGGGAATTGCCCCGATTCGGATCTTGCCGGTTTCTCCATCGTCCGTGATTTCCGCACGCGTGTCTTCCAGGATTCGAAGGATCTGCGTGGCACTGCGTTGAAACAACAATCCCGCGTCAGTCAGTTCCACCGAGCGAGGTTTTCGTTCAAAAAAAGGTTGCCCAAATTCTTCTTCGAGTCGCTGGATCGATCGACTCAGCGCCGGTTGTGACAGGTTCATTCGCGTGGCTGACTCGGTGAAGCTTTTCGTTTCCGCAACGCTTTGGAAGTACTTCAGTTGGTCAATGTCCATCGAATCATCACAAGCAGAAAACGGATCAAGCAGCGGCGAGGTCGGCATCCAGTCTAGATCGAAGCGACGCCGGGCGGCTACCTTAGGCTCCGACCGCTCGTGGCGGCACCAACTGTTCGATGAACTCATTGCGGGAGCGATCTGCCAGAGTTGCCAGTCGACGCGTGTCGAAGACCAACTGAACTGAGATTGAGGCTGAAGTTTATATTCTCGATCGGTTCGCAACCAACGGTGTGCTGGGCGGTATTGCGTACCGGCGACATCAGGGGCTTGTGCCTAAGATGCGTTGATAAATGGCAACGTAGCTGTCGGCCATTCGGTCGATTGAGAAACGATCGACGACGGATTGGCGAACGGCGACACGGTCGAGTTCGTCGATTCGCTCGATCGCCTGCACCGCTTCTTGCAAGTTGTTGACCAATAAGCCGGTCACGCCGTGTTCGATCAGTTCGGGCATCGATCCACGATTGTTGGCGATAACGGGCGTGCCGCACGCCATGGCTTCGATGACAGAAAGCCCGAATGGTTCGTCGAAGTTGATCAGGTGCAACAAGGCACGAGCATTGCCCAACGCATGGAGTCGTTCCGGACCGCCGATGACACCGTGATAGGTCATGCTGACGCCATCGTCCGTGGGTGCGACGTGCATGTCGTGGTAGTGTTCGTCTTGCACGATGCCGTACATGTGCAGTGGAAGCTTGCTGAGACGGGCGGCTTCAATTGCCTCTGCCGCTCCCTTGTCAGGATGAATTCGTCCGAAGAACAATAGGTCTTCGCCGCGTTCGGGTTGAAATGGGAAGTCATCGATGGGGATTCCGTGGTGAATCGTAGCTGCGTATCGCAGACTGGGATGTCGGTCCGCGTCGCTGATCGCGATGTAGTGAACCAGGTCTTGGTACTCCTGGTACATCGGCAAAATTCGGTCGGACGAGAATCCATGAATGGTGGTGACGATCGGAGTGTCGATCAGTCGGGCAAAAGCGTGGGCGGGAAAGTCTGCCTGATTGTGGATCAAGTCAAACTGGTCGGCTTGTTCGAACAGGTGGGCAAGATGTCGAAACTCCCACACCTTGGCATCGATCGATGCGTCTTCGCTGTACGGAGCCGGAACCACACCAGCAAGCTTTCCCGATGTTTTGCTGTCGAGGGTGGCGAAGAGGGTCACGTCGACGCCGCGTTTGACGAGAGCCTCGGTCAGCATGCTGGTGACCAATTCCCACGGACCGTAGGCACGCGGTGGTGTTCTCCAAGCGATCGGGGCCAGCATGGCTATTCGCATCAAAGGTTCGCTTTCTGATTCGTGGCGAAGAAGTTGGTTGAGATGCAAGATGCCGGAGATGGATTGATCGGCGGTTTGCACTTGGAGTGGACCTGCGATGCGGTCATGAAACTTGCCCGGATTGATCTTCGTTGTCTACCAATTGCAGAAGCAGCCCTTCGTTTGGTACGAGAGTTCCATCGATTGCTCGAGGAGACACGGTGGAACAGAGCACCGTGACGAGGGCAGCTTTCGACGGCACCGGCAACGATCGGGTTTGCTCACTGAGGTTCAGCGCGATCAACAGGTGTTCGTCGCCGTGTCTTCTTTCGAAAGCGAGCACATCATCGTCGGAATCGAGAAGTGTGAAGTCGCCGTTCGATAACGCAGCGTGGCTTCGCCGAAGCGAGAGCAGTGTTCTGTACAAATTCAAAATTGACTGTGGATCAGCCTCCTGCGTCGCAACGTTTCTTTGACGCCAATCAG of the Rhodopirellula baltica SH 1 genome contains:
- a CDS encoding P-II family nitrogen regulator, with protein sequence MFVGAAPVKKVEAIVRHFKLEDVKNALTEQGIHGMTVSEVRGFGRQKGHTEIYRGTEYAIDFVPKVKIEVVCTSDNLQTVIDTILQTAQTGQIGDGKIFVTNLEESVRIRTGERGEEAL
- a CDS encoding cob(I)yrinic acid a,c-diamide adenosyltransferase; translated protein: MKIYTRTGDSGTTGLFGGPRVAKDDTRIEAYGTVDELNATLGQVRSALKESAGEATAANDGLSELDARIAQVQHELFSIGAELASPHPDQFDLRVIGPVHIQRIEDWIDDAEQQLPPLKQFILPGGSILASHVHLSRAVCRRAERRVISLADAVQTETPISDTVIIYLNRLSDWLFVVSRLVNQILNVPDQIWEKP
- a CDS encoding bis(5'-nucleosyl)-tetraphosphatase, giving the protein MASGKKEPAPPTVCAAGVLLLTRESSPRFLLMRHPDRWDLPKGHCDEGEDFLTAAKRELVEETGIDAKVCEFDPDFQFDLHYPVTYRKQPDKTFQKHVRYFLAFLPQVVKIELTEHEMSRWWPWSPPHQIQSQTIDPLLAAVADHLSAKQSG
- a CDS encoding cytochrome c → MQSRCFPCLPATSVAIAFLVAFGFLAEVGSTAIAQEQRARPPKFDADEVSRVFFADPSTAFRGERPSLANLRDAGAEKVMAQAEAAAEESSGGGSKWGKIVSPLSLEDEIKRIKLRYDSVITTPGAFNGGGYQDARLNLTVLATLFAVVSDHKEDVRWKSDAHTARDVMARTARNSAAGSTQVYNEAKLRKADLQDLVSGAGITATQKSEKVNEWHMIADRSPLMEYAEQLLDTLGDHTRDAAATQENLDAVKREAELLAMLGEVLVQEGMDDYDDPDYAELSRAMTTSSSGVVSAIERQDWDGVRSAVGDVTQSCAACHEQYR
- a CDS encoding chloride channel protein, which codes for MNKIREFLEVFGQSSGKWIVLASMVGVLVGIGAIVFDRLGRVVVRFAMAQFTGYAPMEAAGEEAVMMPADAVFSPWMLVLVMTLGGLVSGTIVYWFAPEAEGSGADAVIDAFHNRRGKMRARIPLVKTIASAITLGTGGSGGREGPISQIGAGLGSVLADRLKLSPRDRRILMAAGMGAGVGAIFRAPLAGAVFAAEILYSDSDMEADVIVPSATASIVAYSLFTQALPIEFRYMPLFGDDLHHTLTSPLELLPYAFLAIAVTIVGVVYVKLFSGTRRRFLELPLWPHIKPAIGAIMAGLVGIGLFRMVGNNMHALGVLGTGYGTLQLALTNAAELGIPMLLIIVFAKIVTTALTIGSGGSGGVFGPSMVIGGCLGAAIGLGFQAMFPSVVTQPEAYAVVGTAGFFAGVARAPISTIIMVRALTGDFGLLVPTMLVTTLSFVMCSRWRLYHWQVPTRMDSKAHRGDFIVDVLEGLKVGDVFDPNRKVLLIPEATTLDEIVHCLADNQQHYFPVVDKQKRIVGIFSDDDVRTYLYNDSIWRLAVANDVMTTDLVSVTPEDDLNTALKRFTSLNLEELPVIDIDEPGKLLGMLRRKETIAAYNRRLVEHKQTAEDA
- a CDS encoding LysR family transcriptional regulator, which encodes MDIDQLKYFQSVAETKSFTESATRMNLSQPALSRSIQRLEEEFGQPFFERKPRSVELTDAGLLFQRSATQILRILEDTRAEITDDGETGKIRIGAIPTIAPYFLPNLLKQFSNAFPRSQLIVHENTTDELLKRIKQGEIDLAILAEPISEKYVEVKPLMEEELCLLLPPDHPLCDKDRISMKDVEEEPFVMLDEAHCLSENIHSFCRQRSFLPVAVERANQLATVQELVSLSHGISMIPEMARRLDRSKRRVYKSFVSPRPTRRIVCVTNPYRFQSRLFAEFRDRLCEYSKNF
- a CDS encoding glycosyltransferase family 4 protein; translated protein: MQTADQSISGILHLNQLLRHESESEPLMRIAMLAPIAWRTPPRAYGPWELVTSMLTEALVKRGVDVTLFATLDSKTSGKLAGVVPAPYSEDASIDAKVWEFRHLAHLFEQADQFDLIHNQADFPAHAFARLIDTPIVTTIHGFSSDRILPMYQEYQDLVHYIAISDADRHPSLRYAATIHHGIPIDDFPFQPERGEDLLFFGRIHPDKGAAEAIEAARLSKLPLHMYGIVQDEHYHDMHVAPTDDGVSMTYHGVIGGPERLHALGNARALLHLINFDEPFGLSVIEAMACGTPVIANNRGSMPELIEHGVTGLLVNNLQEAVQAIERIDELDRVAVRQSVVDRFSIDRMADSYVAIYQRILGTSP